A genomic window from Streptomyces sp. NBC_00234 includes:
- a CDS encoding TrmB family transcriptional regulator, whose amino-acid sequence MLDFIGLAEGEEAAYRMLVQRGPASWSAVADHLRLGEREAARLLSRLESRGMVTPVADAPGRYAAAPPPLAFGGALAERRHALQEAEAEVAALAEDYRRLSAGPGRSDVVEVLTGAGPIRHRFEQLQRGATHELQVLVTAEPMAVRGEEHQAEEQATARGVNYRVVIEESVLEQPSTLVELSSALDRAQQVRVVERVPTKLVVADRSIALLPLQSTAEAEASAEAAALVVHAGGLVEALVGLFEGVWVTARPLLMSSTGEVVEEPQTEGPDETDLLILSLMLTGLTDRKVAARLDVSLRTMQRRVQRLAELSGVTTRMQLGWHAYEQGWVKR is encoded by the coding sequence TTGCTTGACTTCATCGGGCTGGCCGAAGGCGAGGAGGCGGCCTATCGCATGCTCGTGCAGCGGGGGCCGGCGTCCTGGTCCGCCGTCGCGGACCACCTGCGCCTGGGCGAACGGGAGGCGGCCCGGCTGCTGAGCCGTCTGGAGTCCCGGGGGATGGTCACCCCCGTGGCGGACGCCCCGGGGCGCTACGCCGCGGCACCGCCGCCGCTCGCGTTCGGCGGGGCGCTCGCCGAACGCAGACACGCGCTGCAGGAGGCCGAGGCGGAGGTGGCCGCGCTCGCCGAGGACTACCGGCGGCTGTCGGCCGGGCCGGGGCGGTCCGACGTCGTGGAGGTACTCACCGGCGCCGGCCCCATCAGGCACCGCTTCGAGCAGTTGCAGCGGGGTGCGACGCACGAGCTGCAGGTGCTGGTCACGGCCGAACCGATGGCCGTGCGCGGCGAGGAGCACCAGGCGGAGGAGCAGGCGACCGCCCGGGGGGTGAACTATCGGGTGGTGATCGAGGAATCCGTGCTGGAGCAGCCGTCCACCCTGGTGGAGCTGTCCTCGGCGCTCGACCGGGCCCAGCAGGTACGGGTCGTGGAACGGGTTCCCACCAAACTCGTGGTGGCGGACCGGTCGATCGCCCTGTTGCCGTTGCAGTCGACGGCCGAAGCCGAGGCGTCGGCCGAAGCGGCTGCCCTGGTGGTGCATGCCGGCGGGCTGGTCGAAGCGCTGGTCGGGCTCTTCGAGGGCGTCTGGGTGACGGCTCGGCCGCTGCTGATGTCGTCCACGGGCGAGGTGGTGGAGGAACCGCAGACCGAAGGACCGGACGAGACCGACCTCCTGATCCTCTCCCTGATGCTGACCGGACTGACCGACCGCAAGGTGGCCGCCCGGCTGGATGTGTCGCTGCGCACCATGCAGCGGCGGGTACAGCGGCTGGCGGAACTGTCCGGGGTCACGACCCGGATGCAACTGGGATGGCACGCGTACGAGCAGGGCTGGGTGAAGCGCTGA
- a CDS encoding ArsR/SmtB family transcription factor, with the protein MSNTKVLPLLESQAEPCCPPLSERPLTAEEAVRTAAMFKALGDPVRLRLFSLVASHEGGEACVCDISDVGVSQPTVSHHLKKLKDAGLLTSERRGTWVYYRVEPSVIAAMGDMLASRG; encoded by the coding sequence ATGTCGAATACGAAGGTGTTGCCGCTGCTGGAGTCGCAGGCCGAGCCCTGCTGCCCGCCCCTGTCGGAGCGCCCGCTGACCGCCGAGGAGGCCGTACGCACGGCCGCGATGTTCAAGGCGCTCGGCGATCCGGTCCGGCTGCGACTGTTCTCACTGGTCGCGTCCCACGAGGGCGGCGAGGCGTGCGTCTGCGACATCTCGGACGTCGGGGTCTCCCAGCCGACCGTCTCCCACCACCTGAAGAAGCTCAAGGACGCGGGCCTGCTCACCTCCGAACGACGCGGCACCTGGGTCTACTACCGGGTCGAGCCGTCCGTGATCGCAGCCATGGGAGACATGCTCGCCTCGCGCGGCTGA
- a CDS encoding S8 family serine peptidase encodes MYLPRTLRRRRAVWAAATAVAVLVGSAPAAAAQSASGGEARGAKIDSAVLDTVGKGEEATFYVVLDQQADLAPARGKRSHEARATSAFSALRANAASSQARIRTFLDKEKVGYESFWIANALRVTGDERLIDELAARSDVKSIRAERTYHLDDVEQSGTDPAGVSSAADPEWGIKDIKADQVWSQYGDRGEGIVIANIDSGVQYNHPALVGNYRGNLGDGTFSHDYNWYDPTGECGTSGTPCDNNGHGTHTMGTMVGADGIGVAPGARWIAAKGCESRSCSDASLLASGQWILAPTDRNGQNPKPELSPDIVNNSWGGGDTTFYQDIVQAWNAAGIFDAFAAGNDGNGTTCSTAHAPGSQAPVYGVGAYDSTGKIADFSGFGPSLVDGSMKPDISAPGVNIRSAWPGSAYRSINGTSMATPHVAGAVGLLWSEAPSLIGDITGTRALLNGAARDVDDTHCGGTADVNNVWGNGKLDIFASVDAAPHSAGVISGKVTDRATGAAASGVSVKAEGSGATRSVTTGADGSYRLTLPAGAYTFTLDGYGYAHAAESGYEVATGRDAAKDFALDAVPDHAVTGTVLDVTGKPLAGARVAVANTPVAGVTTDSAGRFTLPEVAEGSFTLTATPTAPVKCNGVYAGVLTVDGDETLTATLPNRSDAAGNSCAPAAYSWIGGATKTGLSGDENAKTLALPFPVKLYGVPYSSASVTTNGVVNFLQPRLGDYDNTALPNAAQPNGTVAAFWDDLVMDKKSSVQTATTGTAGTRKFAIVWNNAAFASDTSLRVSFEAVFDEATGAITLQYKDIGGATLQRGSSATVGMENQAGTDALQYSFNESVLTDASAIRFSPKAA; translated from the coding sequence ATGTACCTGCCCCGCACCCTCCGGCGCAGACGCGCCGTATGGGCGGCGGCCACGGCAGTCGCCGTGCTCGTCGGCTCGGCACCAGCCGCCGCCGCCCAGTCCGCGTCCGGCGGAGAAGCCCGTGGCGCGAAGATCGACTCCGCAGTCCTCGACACCGTCGGGAAGGGCGAGGAGGCGACCTTCTACGTCGTCCTCGACCAGCAGGCCGACCTGGCCCCCGCCAGGGGCAAGCGCAGCCACGAAGCCCGGGCCACGTCCGCGTTCTCGGCGCTGCGCGCGAACGCGGCGAGCAGCCAGGCGCGGATCCGTACCTTCCTCGACAAGGAGAAGGTCGGGTACGAGTCGTTCTGGATCGCCAACGCCCTGCGCGTGACGGGTGACGAGCGACTGATCGACGAGCTGGCCGCCCGGTCCGACGTGAAGAGCATCCGGGCGGAACGTACGTACCACCTCGACGACGTCGAGCAGAGCGGGACCGACCCCGCAGGCGTCTCCTCGGCCGCCGACCCCGAGTGGGGCATCAAGGACATCAAGGCCGACCAGGTCTGGTCCCAGTACGGCGACCGGGGCGAAGGCATCGTCATCGCCAACATCGACTCGGGCGTGCAGTACAACCACCCGGCGCTGGTGGGCAACTACCGCGGCAACCTGGGCGACGGCACCTTCAGCCACGACTACAACTGGTACGACCCGACCGGCGAGTGCGGCACCTCCGGCACGCCCTGTGACAACAACGGCCACGGCACGCACACCATGGGCACCATGGTCGGCGCCGACGGCATCGGCGTCGCCCCCGGCGCCCGGTGGATCGCCGCCAAGGGCTGCGAGTCCAGAAGCTGTTCGGACGCCTCGCTGCTCGCCTCCGGTCAGTGGATCCTCGCGCCGACCGACCGCAACGGCCAGAACCCGAAGCCCGAACTGTCCCCCGACATCGTCAACAACTCCTGGGGCGGCGGCGACACGACCTTCTACCAGGACATCGTCCAGGCGTGGAACGCGGCCGGGATCTTCGACGCGTTCGCCGCGGGCAACGACGGCAACGGCACGACCTGCTCGACCGCGCACGCCCCGGGCTCGCAGGCCCCGGTGTACGGCGTCGGCGCGTACGACTCCACCGGCAAGATCGCCGACTTCTCCGGCTTCGGCCCCTCGCTGGTCGACGGCTCGATGAAGCCCGACATCTCAGCCCCCGGCGTCAACATCCGCTCCGCCTGGCCCGGTTCGGCGTACCGGAGCATCAACGGTACGTCGATGGCGACCCCGCACGTCGCGGGCGCCGTCGGCCTGCTGTGGTCCGAGGCCCCCTCGCTGATCGGTGACATCACCGGCACCCGCGCCCTCCTCAACGGGGCCGCACGCGACGTGGACGACACCCACTGCGGCGGCACCGCGGACGTGAACAACGTGTGGGGCAACGGCAAGCTCGACATCTTCGCCTCTGTCGACGCCGCACCCCACTCCGCGGGCGTCATCTCCGGCAAGGTCACCGACCGGGCGACCGGCGCAGCGGCTTCCGGCGTGTCCGTCAAGGCCGAGGGCTCGGGCGCCACCCGCTCCGTCACCACCGGCGCCGACGGCTCCTACCGGCTGACGCTGCCCGCGGGCGCGTACACCTTCACGCTCGACGGCTACGGATACGCGCACGCCGCCGAGTCCGGCTACGAGGTCGCCACCGGCCGCGACGCCGCAAAGGACTTCGCCCTGGACGCCGTACCGGACCACGCCGTGACCGGCACCGTGCTCGACGTCACCGGCAAGCCCCTCGCCGGGGCCAGGGTCGCCGTCGCGAACACGCCGGTCGCCGGCGTCACCACGGACTCCGCCGGCCGCTTCACCCTGCCGGAGGTCGCCGAGGGTTCCTTCACCCTGACGGCCACCCCCACCGCCCCGGTGAAGTGCAACGGCGTCTACGCCGGCGTGCTGACCGTCGACGGCGACGAGACCCTGACCGCCACCCTGCCGAACCGCTCCGACGCCGCGGGCAACAGCTGCGCCCCGGCCGCGTACTCCTGGATCGGCGGCGCCACGAAGACCGGCCTGAGCGGTGACGAGAATGCCAAGACCCTCGCCCTGCCCTTCCCGGTGAAGCTGTACGGAGTCCCGTACAGCAGCGCGAGCGTCACCACCAACGGCGTCGTCAACTTCCTCCAGCCGCGCCTGGGCGACTACGACAACACCGCGCTTCCCAACGCCGCCCAGCCCAACGGCACCGTCGCCGCGTTCTGGGACGACCTGGTCATGGACAAGAAGTCCAGCGTCCAGACCGCCACCACCGGCACGGCGGGCACCCGGAAGTTCGCGATCGTCTGGAACAACGCCGCGTTCGCCTCGGACACCTCGCTGCGGGTCTCCTTCGAAGCCGTCTTCGACGAGGCCACCGGCGCGATCACTCTCCAGTACAAGGACATCGGCGGCGCCACGCTCCAGCGGGGCTCCTCCGCGACCGTCGGCATGGAGAACCAGGCCGGCACGGACGCCCTCCAGTACTCCTTCAACGAGTCCGTCCTGACCGACGCCTCCGCGATCCGCTTCTCCCCTAAGGCCGCCTGA